A genome region from Solanum pennellii chromosome 12, SPENNV200 includes the following:
- the LOC107005526 gene encoding uncharacterized protein LOC107005526: MATSLTMAARRAAAFTRIPSSTTASLVQRRGLAGAADHHGPPKVNCWKEPMNPGQWKEEHFVIASLSGWGLLFFGAYKLFSGGKKNKEENLVQASQ; encoded by the exons ATGGCTACCTCGTTGACAATGGCGGCTCGTCGAGCGGCAGCCTTCACTCGAATCCCCTCCTCAACCACTGCGTCTCTTGTTCAGCGCCGCGGCCTTGCCGGCGCAGCTG ATCATCATGGGCCTCCTAAGGTCAATTGCTGGAAAGAACCGATGAATCCTGGTCAATGGAAGGAAGAACAT TTTGTGATTGCATCTTTGTCCGGTTGGGGCTTGCTTTTCTTTGGTGCATACAAGTTATTCTCTGGAGGcaagaagaacaaagaagag
- the LOC107006751 gene encoding syntaxin-124: MNDLFSNSFKKYQDLKKQTEVDDLEGGQGGQPGTESIDLAKFFEDVENVKEDMKDVEKFHKKLQESNEESKLVHNAKTVKEIRSRMDSDVSQVLKRVKMIKGKLEALERSNAAHRKISGCGPGSSADRTRTSVVSGLGKKLKVLMDDFQGLRTRMNDEYKETVARRYFTVTGEKADDGLIENLISSGESESFLQKAIQEQGRGQIMDTISEIQERHDAVKEIEKNLIELHQIFLDMAALVEAQGQQLNDIESHVAHASSFVRRGTEQLQEAREIQKSSRKCACFAVFLIILLIILLTFPLWWPLVASKIL, translated from the exons ATGAATGACTTATTCTCTAATTCGTTTAAAAAGTATCAGGACCTTAAAAAACAGACAGAAGTAGATGATTTGGAGGGTGGTCAAGGTGGCCAACCAGGTACTGAAAGTATTGATCTTGCTAAATTCTTTGAAGATGTAGAAAATGTGAAAGAAGATATGAAAGATGTcgaaaaatttcataaaaaattacaagaatCAAATGAAGAGAGCAAACTTGTGCATAATGCCAAGACTGTGAAAGAAATAAGGTCTAGGATGGATTCAGATGTGTCACAGGTCCTAAAACGCGTTAAGATGATCAAAGGAAAATTGGAAGCCCTCGAACGATCCAATGCAGCTCATAGGAAGATCTCGGGGTGTGGACCAGGTTCTTCTGCAGATCGAACAAGGACTTCTGTAGTTAGTGGTTtaggaaagaaattaaaagtacTCATGGATGATTTTCAAGGATTGAGGACAAGAATGAATGATGAATATAAGGAAACAGTTGCAAGAAGGTACTTTACTGTGACAGGAGAGAAAGCTGACGATGGGTTAATTGAGAATTTGATATCAAGTGGGGAGAGCGAGTCTTTCCTCCAAAAGGCAATCCAGGAACAAG GTAGGGGTCAGATTATGGACACAATTTCCGAAATACAAGAAAGACATGATGCTGTGAAAGAGATTGAGAAGAATTTGATTGAGCTACACCAAATATTTTTAGACATGGCTGCATTGGTGGAAGCACAAGGGCAACAATTAAATGATATTGAAAGTCATGTGGCACATGCAAGTTCCTTTGTTAGGAGGGGCACAGAGCAATTACAAGAAGCTAGGGAGATTCAAAAAAGTTCAAGAAAGTGTGCTTGTTTTGCTGTTTTCCTTATCATTTTGCTTATCATTCTTCTTACTTTCCCACTATGGTGGCCATTAGTTGCTAGCAAAATATTATAA
- the LOC107005556 gene encoding protein LAZ1-like isoform X1 — MQRIISISLDHLNGIVQNLVSSYSAPIWATLIAGFFVILTLALSMYLIFDHLSVYKHPEEQKFLIGVILMVPCYAVESFVSLVNPAITVDIGILRDCYESLAMYCFGRYLIACLGGEKRAIQFMKREGRAGSKMPLLEHGSEKGIVKHHFPMNYIFKPWKLGQWVYQVIKFGIVQYMIIKAFTATLAVILEGFDVYCEGDFKWNCGYPYMAVVLNFSQSWALYCLVQFYTITKDELSHIKPLYKFLTFKSIVFLTWWQGLAIALLSTLGFLKSPIAQALQFKSSIQDFIICIEMGIASVVHLYVFPAKPYELMGECFTGDVAVLGDYVSADLAVDPEEVRDSERRTKLRLPQPDIDDGGGTTIRENVKDIFIGGGEYIVNDLKFTVTQAVEPVEKGIQKLHEISQNIKKHDKGRKTKDDSGVASSSPTRRVIRGIDDPLLNGSVSDSGTSTKKKHRRKSEYTSAESGGESSSDQKFGAIQVRGQRWVSKD, encoded by the exons ATGCAGAGGATAATATCAATTTCATTGGATCATTTGAATGGGATAGTCCAGAATTTGGTTAGCAGCTATTCAGCACCTATATGGGCAACTTTGATTGCTGGGTTCTTCGTAATCCTTACTTTAGCACTCTCTATGTATCTCATTTTCGATCACTTATCAGTTTACAAACATCCCGAG GAACAAAAGTTTTTGATTGGAGTCATATTGATGGTGCCTTGTTATGCTGTTGAATCA TTTGTTTCATTGGTAAATCCAGCGATTACTGTTGACATTGGGATACTACGTGATTGCTATGAATCCCTTGCCATGTACTGCTTTGGGAGGTATCTTATTGCATGTTTAG gTGGAGAAAAGAGGGCCATACAATTTATGAAGAGGGAAGGACGTGCAGGTTCAAAGATGCCACTACTAGAGCATGGCTCTGAAAAGGGAATTGTTAAGCATCATTTTCCcatgaattatattttcaagCCATGGAAACTAGGTCAGTGGGTCTACCAAGTTATCAAGTTTGGAATTGTCCAATAT ATGATAATCAAAGCATTTACTGCTACTTTAGCAGTGATTCTTGAAGGTTTTGATGTATATTGTGAAGGAGACTTCAAATGGAATTGTGG GTATCCTTATATGGCTGTGGTTTTAAATTTCAGTCAATCATGGGCATTGTATTGCCTAGTTCAGTTTTATACTATTACAAAGGATGAATTATCTCACATCAAGCCGCTGTACAAGTTTTTAACTTTCAAGTCGATTGTTTTCTTAACTTGGTGGCAAGGCCTGGCAATAGCCCTGCTTTCGACACTTGGTTTCCTTAAAAGTCCAATAGCTCAAGCTTTACAGTTTAAGTCCAGCATTCAAGATTTCATCATATGCATTGAG ATGGGCATTGCTTCTGTGGTTCACCTCTATGTCTTCCCTGCCAAGCCATACGAGCTGATGGGAGAGTGTTTTACTGGGGATGTTGCAGTACTTGGAGATTATGTATCTGCTGATTTGGCAGTAGATCCTGAAGAGGTTAGAGATAGTGAACGTCGCACCAAATTACGTCTTCCTCAACCGGACATTGATGACGGGGGCGGAACAACCATAAGAGAAAATgttaaagatatatttattgGAGGTGGTGAATAT ATAGTGAATGACCTGAAATTCACAGTAACCCAAGCAGTAGAACCTGTAGAGAAAGGAATacaaaaattacatgaaatctCTCAGAACATAAAGAAGCATGACAAAGGGAGAAAAACAAAGGACGATAGTGGTGTTGCCTCATCATCTCCAACAAGAAGAGTCATACGTGGGATCGATGATCCTCTTTTGAACGGAAGCGTAAGTGATAGTGGAACTTCTACGAAGAAGAAGCACCGTCGAAAATCTGAATATACGAGTGCAGAAAGTGGTGGAGAAAGTAGCAGTGATCAGAAGTTTGGTGCTATTCAAGTTCGTGGTCAAAGGTGGGTTAGCAAGGATTAG
- the LOC107005556 gene encoding protein LAZ1-like isoform X2, which produces MQRIISISLDHLNGIVQNLVSSYSAPIWATLIAGFFVILTLALSMYLIFDHLSVYKHPEEQKFLIGVILMVPCYAVESFVSLVNPAITVDIGILRDCYESLAMYCFGRYLIACLGGEKRAIQFMKREGRAGSKMPLLEHGSEKGIVKHHFPMNYIFKPWKLGQWVYQVIKFGIVQYMIIKAFTATLAVILEGFDVYCEGDFKWNCGYPYMAVVLNFSQSWALYCLVQFYTITKDELSHIKPLYKFLTFKSIVFLTWWQGLAIALLSTLGFLKSPIAQALQFKSSIQDFIICIEYRWALLLWFTSMSSLPSHTS; this is translated from the exons ATGCAGAGGATAATATCAATTTCATTGGATCATTTGAATGGGATAGTCCAGAATTTGGTTAGCAGCTATTCAGCACCTATATGGGCAACTTTGATTGCTGGGTTCTTCGTAATCCTTACTTTAGCACTCTCTATGTATCTCATTTTCGATCACTTATCAGTTTACAAACATCCCGAG GAACAAAAGTTTTTGATTGGAGTCATATTGATGGTGCCTTGTTATGCTGTTGAATCA TTTGTTTCATTGGTAAATCCAGCGATTACTGTTGACATTGGGATACTACGTGATTGCTATGAATCCCTTGCCATGTACTGCTTTGGGAGGTATCTTATTGCATGTTTAG gTGGAGAAAAGAGGGCCATACAATTTATGAAGAGGGAAGGACGTGCAGGTTCAAAGATGCCACTACTAGAGCATGGCTCTGAAAAGGGAATTGTTAAGCATCATTTTCCcatgaattatattttcaagCCATGGAAACTAGGTCAGTGGGTCTACCAAGTTATCAAGTTTGGAATTGTCCAATAT ATGATAATCAAAGCATTTACTGCTACTTTAGCAGTGATTCTTGAAGGTTTTGATGTATATTGTGAAGGAGACTTCAAATGGAATTGTGG GTATCCTTATATGGCTGTGGTTTTAAATTTCAGTCAATCATGGGCATTGTATTGCCTAGTTCAGTTTTATACTATTACAAAGGATGAATTATCTCACATCAAGCCGCTGTACAAGTTTTTAACTTTCAAGTCGATTGTTTTCTTAACTTGGTGGCAAGGCCTGGCAATAGCCCTGCTTTCGACACTTGGTTTCCTTAAAAGTCCAATAGCTCAAGCTTTACAGTTTAAGTCCAGCATTCAAGATTTCATCATATGCATTGAG TACAGATGGGCATTGCTTCTGTGGTTCACCTCTATGTCTTCCCTGCCAAGCCATACGAGCTGA